In the genome of Vanessa cardui chromosome 11, ilVanCard2.1, whole genome shotgun sequence, the window attaaagcatttgtaaattaatattatctatacatatagtgGAATTGGAGTGACTgtttgtaacataaaaataaccattttatacaaaatgcaCATTTATGcatatacaatttttgtctatctgtttgtttgcTACTTTTATTTCACAAAGAAGTAAAGACAGCTGGttgaaaaaaatttttaatagattatataattactaatgAGAGCCCATATTTTCTAAGACATCATTGAATATATAGGATCTTCAATGatgtcttataaaatataggactatatatataaatatatattttatacaaaatgcaTAAATGtgcattttgtataaaatggttatttttatgttacaaacAGTCACTCCAATTGAAGTTAAGTATATACACTTAAATATGGAAATTTAAACAGTCCATCAGATTGACTAACAGCtcaattatattatgaacaCAAGATGTAGTTCTTAAGTATATGTTTCCCTAGTAGAACAACTTCACTAAAATTCATTTaatcatacaattttttttcgtaccatattgaatataatagataattcAAGATCTTAACCAATGATACAGAATGAAACATGTTTAAATACAGGGAATATAACCAATAAACTAAGGAAAGTCTGGTTTACAGTTCTTACAGTGCCAGTGTCTATGAGTGAATGTGACCACTTAGTATCATTTGGTATATTAACTAATCTATTTtccaaaaacaaatatgtaaagaTAGGTATTTGGAAATATCAAATAAACTCTATCTTGTGCCACCatgctattaatattattggtttttatataaacagtatATCAAATTCCAGATGGCTGATGAATGGTGAAGAAGAAACCCTATACTTTGACATTGAGAACCCCGTGATGCGTTACATCGTCCACAATGAAATAAGACTGAGATTTCCTGATGTACTTACGACTGATAGCTTAGGTAATAGCAATAAGGTAATTTTTACTGTGTAGTTCTTAAGGACTATGCCATTGTTTATCACAATTCACTCTGTTgagtattcaatataataaagtgaattaaaattacattgtaaatataCAAAAGCTATCAAACACCTCCTTAAGAGGGCTTAAGAGAAAGTATTgtagtttgtataaatattgttactgATATACTTATACAATGTAGTTACTGAATTTATTGTGCTATTTCATGTTTATAGAACTGCAATCAAGTTGATTAATAATTGCTTACTGGCAATCAAGGACTGATTCAAACTAAATTTTTCACAAtgttattaagtaattttaaacacTTTTCAAACTATTTTCTACCAAAAATCATACTTAATAATTTTGCAATAGTCTCtttgataaatacattttatttttatttattaatatgttccATTATTGTAGATAGGTTTTATCTCTATTTGTTTTCTTAACAACCaactaataaatgaataattttatattttcaggtCCTCATATACCGAGATAAGGATGTAGAAGGAGCAAACAATGCACCAATGATATTACTGGAAGAAAACTTAATGAGCAATATATTAGGATTCTCgcagataattaatttactcGCAGAGCATAAAAAACCTATTGTGGGTCACAATATTTTCTTAGACACTGTGCTTTTACACAGTCAGTTTATAGGACCCTTGCCAAAGAATTATtctgtgtttaaaaaaaatataaataatctttttccAACAATATTCGATACAAAGTACATATCTCATGAAATGGGCAGAAAATTAACATTCGATGAAACATGGAAATCAAACGCGCTCCAAGAGTAAGGggtattattaattgtataacttattctaatgtaaataaagCTCATTTtagtttgttatattattttatgtttcgtTTTTCAGTTTGTACGAATTCTTTTTGGAGGGAAAGTGTAAAAGATTGCAAACTGGTatgaatattgttaaaattaaaatcccaTTTGATGTGAAGCAAACATACCATGAAGCTGGGTGGGACTCGTATTGTTCAGGTAAGatttaatctataaattatttttagttgctACTAGTATCTACATTGAAAGAAAGAATATGATGCAACAAAATCATTACAATCatacttttacatattttttttctcttcatATACTAgtttagatatattttgtttacttatgttatatatttggttaagtttttattataaatagctcACATTTATCGACTTGTTTTAAAGGCCTTACACATGGTCAGTTTTACGTAATTGTAGACGTTTAAATTACtgatgacaataataataacctgTCTGATCTCTCCTATCATGGTGTAATCCTCTGCCCACTTCAACACACACAAGTGTTTATTTGTCTAAAGAGTACGTAAGTGTATCCATATGAACATTTTCATGTATTTTAGTAAGCAtactactttatttataattgtttttacttaGTTCCTATTTTACTCCTATCCCATGATatgattctattttttaaataacagtttCAGGCCAAGCTCATGTAATGCAACAATTATCCTAAAACGAATgctaatcaatcaaaataaactttattcaagtaggcttttacaaggacttttgatcgtcattttacaattaagtgaagctaccaccggttcggaaagtagattctaccgagaagaaccggcaagaaagtcagtagatactctttttcaacatttaaaaaatacaaattcatgttagttaaatacaattatttaaattaatatattctgcttggAAGCCAACaggtattataataaagatacatttgtcttatttttcTGATTAGATTTAACCTAAGAATTAGATTagacccatgcaagcaccatcacatttggtgtgcttaatttgtgtttataactaaGTAGCggccgcccgcggcttcacttgcgtattagtatataaaagataaaaaataaaagatagagATATGGTGCCgtggacttttttgtagaaataattaagacGAACCAGGCAGctatacattgtttttaattttaagcaagtTAGGCAGCGCACGCAAATAATTCTGttttttgagatatttttttccgACTTGCTTGACAAAAGTTGTGATAGCTCGGTTAATATACATGCTATAGAAACAATTTATAGCCtatagcactcaggaataatgtagctttctgccagttaaaatttttgttgAATTGTATTATAAGTTACAGAGATTACCCCctacatacaaatttacaaacttacatattttacctctttataatatttgtatagataacATGTTTGGAGATGAGAAATATATGTCCTTAGCGTAACCAATCCGCACTGAAGCGCCCTGTACTGGAATTAGCTTTACCTTGTCAAACAGAGAGCCATTTTAGGCTGTTTATGTTTTACTCGATAACGTAAACGCagtattataaagtaatatttgtcGCGCGCGATTTTGCTCCCGTTTTAAGGATTTTTCGTCAATCGTTAAATACTAAAAGTattatgtccttccttgaagtttaaGCTTATACGAAATTTCAATAAGGTTTGCCCTTAAAAGGACAACAATTAGGCAGCATacgttaattttctttattatttatcttttcaaGTCCTGGCCAATCGTAGCAATATAAGACTCCGAATGTCtctgcaaataaaataaaagatcgttaaaataatatttgataatagttttggatttcattttgtttagggTACTGTTTCATCCGTTTGGGTCACTGGGCGGCCTGTGATGCCAGTGGAAAATTTAGACCGGTCGGACCGAAAGAAAAACTTGCTGCTCTCAATACTTTCTGCAACAAAGTTAATATAATTCGGGGAGCTGTAGCTTATATGGTGagtaaaacgtaaaattatcatacttattttatgtatgcatacatttatatagcatttttaaatattggaagtGAATATTGTAATTGAGAACAGTCCtttcagttttttttctttttaagtcATCGGTCAATGGAAAAGCTGGgtcctaatggtaagtggtcaccactcaCTCGTAAACATTGGCGccgtatgattttttttcaacaagATAATTGGTGGTACCAATTATCTTGTGCCTGCTGTTACACTTGCTAACAACCTTTAGGAGTTTAAGGTATAATAATGTACGAAAGAACCAAATGCGccgtatgtttaaaattaaaaactgtcACTGTCAGGGgaagaaaatgttattgtattattttcattaagagACAGAAATATTATGACATGTTTCTATGCTATCTTCAATTTTCTGCGTCGACTTTGTTATGGTAAAATCAAATTTTCATGAAGAATAAAGAATACAaagttattaatactattttcttAGCTCCCTTAAAGATAACATTACCTAAAATCCTTTCTAAGAGAATACATACAACGATCATGATctaacattgaaaaataaaacaaatttcaagatttatttctacttttggCTCTACGATAATAGTCGGTATTAgaactactttttttaaaatatgaatatataaataaatatgcttaaCAGTCAAAACTTATCAAAGTTTAAACCAATTATTTTtcctatttcttatttaattttaaccatTGAGTAATATTGCTTCTAAAATAGATCAATTTCTGAAAAAGTGATCCCATACTATAAAGTATTTACTATATCTGTATTTATACGAAATATGATGAAGATAAGCATATTAAGTATGACgtccttggtcgagtggtgtatacgccggctttcatgggtacgccactccgatgtcccgggttcgattcccgtccgagtcaatgtagattatcattagttttctatgttgtcttgggtctgggtgtttgtggtaccctcgttacttctgattttacataacacaagtgctttagctactgacattggaatcagagtaaaatatgtgatgttgtcttattttctttttataaataaagtaagggATTTAGGGGTAGTAAAATTTAGTTACAAAGAAAAGTCTAGTAAATAtcagcttttttatttattttcatgcgTTATCCATTATTCCACCTATAATtgcaaatcttaaaaaaatatagaggaAAGCTTTGTAGTATGTGTCTGTGAATCTTATCACATAAACGCAGGTTCTAGGCTGAACATTTTTTGCTcttttattattcattcatcATACATTGATGGAAAACTACTTCACTTTAACGCTGTAACGTGGTCACCAGCAATGAGGTAATTTCCCGCCATTTACTTAATCTTTCTCTGAAGTTCAGATCAGATAGACATACTTCTAAATGTTATacggtttttttatattatccggGAAGGCATATGagtccactccacctgatggtaagtggaaatggagtCGACACGTGAAGACGACTAGTAGGTAcccacagcaagaatgagctgcactagtaaCCCCCGCCATGCCAGCCCGTAAGATGTTATACGGTTTCATTAGTTAGGCCTCACTACTGTGTTAATTTAAGTGCAATCAAaatatccataaaataaaaattggacacaagatttttttatgagttttaATAACGACGAAATTTTaacgataattttattacagaatctCGTGAACGACGATCCGCCGAGTCATCGCCCCGATTTACTTCACGTTAAATCAATTAAGGAACGAGTTATTAACGTCGGAAAGGTACcatctttatatacatatatatgctattgtataatatttatcgcCCGATAAACGTAATTGATTATCATAATAACTGCTATTTATAAGTCTCCCGGGTACGTCGCAACAGTAATAACGACGCACTTGTCTCGAAGAGACATAACGGGCATCGTTATTACAAAGTCGCCGGCCAGGATCATTACATAAGGAGCTCGAGGTGATGCTATTTACGTATCGATTAGTAAACACGCTCCGCACGAGTCGTCCCGATCCTCGGAGCCAAAATTAGAGTCCATATGTTACGGAACAGTTATGGTAGTAATAATTGTCACCTCGGCCGGTGGGACGTCGCTTCGCGGGACGTATTCCAGCTGCCGCGTCACGGCGTCGGTGCTCGAAGAGCTCTGGCTCGCGGCAAGTGACACAGGCGACACGGTGCGACACGCTGCGACACAGAGACCGGCGCGGCGGCGGACGGGCGCACTGGCGCGCGGCcagcgcacgcacacacgcacgcgcaCGCACTCCCACACGCGCATGCATGTCTCCCGTTGCTAGTTAAAACGGATTGATAATGGTCGAGTGTCGCGAGTGGATCTTTATTTTGGCCccgggatattttttttaaacatcgagCTGTTTGATTTTTTAAACGTAAGAGAAGTCATTTTTCATTCCTCTGTCAAGGTTGATTTAAGGTtaggatataaatataattcgggTAGCGATGTCGCCGCAGCTGTATTTATGTTGAGCATTTGGCGCGCTGGCCGAGTGCGAATAGAGCTGGGAATGGTATTATTTCGATTGGACGAGATTggataataacaaataaactttatcgaTTATttggttaaatttatttatgtttgcatTACTACGATGagattaaagttaattattgatagaaaataacacataatttaaaaagttctttAAGATACTAAAACAACTATCgctttaaaactttattataaatacagtacTATTAACTATTAGTTGAATCTAAAGAAACATTAGCGAGTAATAAATAACGAATGTTTGGACGTAGTATTTACGACCAGATAATCCTTCATGACATTTCCTTATACAATTTCCGTGTGCATGATAAGTGTGCTAGCAATACACATTGAGACATCTAAATCACATCTCTGGCAGCGCTTTAGTGGCGCAGAAAATGTCTTATCTCCAACAATGCCAAGTTTAGGAACTACTATCAGCGGGCAACAAATCTGCTTACACGATTAACGACTTAAACCAAATTCTGTGATGCTTTATGGCACAGATTGAAAATGACGTTCACTGTCATCTAACTTCTGTAGGCATATTACATTATGTCTAGATTTAGTACTTGTTGATTCTTGTACTAACACCGTACTTCTTACTCCTTCTCTTTGTACTACTTTCTtgtactctgtaattaaaatggcgtgaaaaataactactgattttcttgccggtttttcacGGTAGAATCTttttacgaaccggtggtagcttcacattaATCCGCTACAAAAATGGAATCTATATGATACTCGTTGTTTCCCGCGGCTGCGCTCGCGTCGTAGGAGGTTGGATgacatgtgttagacaaaataAGCCTGTCTttccttggacttcaagtttccTTCATAGCAAACTTCATCAATTTCGCTTCATGcctttagtcgtgaaagagcagacagacagacagaggtactttcacatttataatatgagtatgGAAGAAACTATAGATTGTAGGCTTTACTCtggtatgtttataatattcaataaacctAAGATCCCAATTAACCCTTCGATTTATTTATCgggaaatatatgtaatatcgaTTCGCTTGTAAATACAGATAACATCTGTGCTCGCCAGCTTCGGTTCTGTGGACATAAGACGTTACGGCAGCCGGACTGCTCTCGTTGCGGCCAGCTCGCGGAACGTGTAAGTATTCACTACGAGCTAACAATTTCTTAACAATTACACCCAtcatatttgacgacctccgttgtcgagtggtgtgtataccggttttcatgggtacgccactccgaggtcccgggttcgattcccggctgagtcgatgtagattatgtGTCtaagtgatgttgtctcatatatatatatatatatatatatttatcccgcaaacaattggccgtccactgaaggcgaaaatgcatttaaactgacgtccacctgcttttggcgtccgtataccggacgccacttttttagccggtggcactgaggtcctattcatcctagctagctgtagtacaaaaatcgacggaaggTAAAAGTCgcttaaaatagttgaaataaaatattgaaaagttcacgaagaaatcaccgcgcaggtgaggcgctgccgcagcgcgtatatcgcacacagtatatcgaggggaattcctgactacggattcgcttatttggcgtccaaaattgcgacgttgccgtCTCGCTCATTTCACTTACGACTtgcataatacctattcggtgcttgattattgtttgttttacatcagtgtgtagaaataaactgttattggaacttatttaatgtttattaaatatattaacaatcaaTATATGAATTCCCGAGGACTTCGtggaagaaaaattttaaatattttacaataattaatatttatattaattattcataataataacataaagtatgtctgtctgtctgttatcttttcacgcttaaactgctgaaccgatttagataaaatttagtatggagacattgtagagaagaacataggataattttgtctccaaaatcataccctaacgagattaaaaaggaaagtagaaaGAAAGGATAGTTTCTATCCACGAAATCATCCTCTTAAGGGACtaaaagggggtgaaagtttgtacaacatctatatcaatcgtgattggtatatgtactgttaaatcttctgttatctgtgattggtagtttttattattcggtgtAATCAAACCGGCGTAAAGCTTAGTACTTTGTACAGGCGCCAAATAGCCATATACAGACgtctaatagctgtatacggacgcaaaatagctgtatacggacgcccaatagctgtatacggacgcccaatagctgtatacggacacccaatagctgtatacggacgcccaatagctatATGCAGACGTCTAATAGCTGCATACGGACgcccaattaaaaaaacataatcaaaataaactttatttaagtacgctttaacaaacacttttgaatcgtcattttaaaattaagtgtagctaccaccggttcggaaagtagattctaccgagaagaaccggcaagaaattcaatgtcgtgttagttaatacaattatacatataaattaatatatcctgctaggaagtcaacaggtattacctccacgcttttttatcatctataaaatcttgtttcgaataatatgcttttttttaccaatgtattttttacaaacggtttgaatttacgaaacggcaaagttaaaaatgtctgtggaattttattatagaatcggataccttgccccaagaaggatttattgactgcggagtcggaaacttggcgttataagtttatccttagttctagtgcacatacaatgatgatcactgattttatcaaagtgatcaatgttgctgtgaatatatataatattgttgtaaatatactgtgacggaacagtgagtattcctactttgttaaaaacatcccgaagagagtccatgattataaataaaccggattgctctcttttgtaaaataaagacagatccaatatctgcagcgttaccccaaagtaatatgccatatgacataatactgtgaaaataaccaaaatatactagacgagcggtatcaacatcagttagttgtctaacttttctaaccgcgtatgttgcggagctgagtcttcctgttagggataatgaatgaggactccactgaagtttggaatccaattctattcctgagaacaccgtagtatcggctacatcaagacggtcaccgttttaagatatcttataattatgctttctaacattgggtagggtaaaaactacaaattttgttttttgagcattcaaaactaaattatttactgtaaaccacttgtgtatctgtgataacgcACCGTTCAtgtcgtcatagtcagttttttttttgtcaaccttTTAAAtctgtgaagtatcgtcagcaaacaacactatatcataaatacctttaacatagaaaggaagatcatttatctataccagaaatagaaagggacccaaaattgaaccttgtacgaTAGCCGAGCGATAGTGATCTTGAGGCCATACAGTATTATTTGAGGTGGTACTATGTGGCTGCAAGCtaccaactataaaatgaagcactgttcccagtaaattcattttattataagtactatcattttattattgtaaatataaaatttggtaggtagacttttatgacatacaggaaaaataaaacacaggagataacaaatacaacaacaaaataatatgatagagaggacataattattccgatgaagttttatgggcagagccacttgtgctaagagcgaaaatgagagacacgatcatatttacgcaaaccaaatatgaatcttatttagaaattttgaaatcgcccaagtttttcgctgatcctccgtgagacgtgtataacagtcgtcggcgtaatccaggataggaagcaaaagattcgtatttacacattataacatATTGGGCATCCGTATATAtataagccttacgaatattggaacaaaataaacgttgaaatgtttgtacagaacagcgataggaaaagaaagagacaacaaacctaaagctggcaacgtcgcacttccaaatacagtccatcctgtgaggacgctaaataatcgatgccataggtaaattatgatcaatatatctaggatgccttaaatgtatcatcatggttaggggttcGAAAATGTTTGGGCAtgactgaaagacgaatatcgCGGATTTTCTTTTTATCGGAAAACGacgtatcccaaggacctggaaatGAATAAGaatgttaagtaaagtaaggggaacttggggacgtcgtaatgatgcaccacgtacatgacgccaaaaaggttgtaggatgtatatatatatatatatatatatatatatatatatatatatatatatatatatatatatatgttattattccCAAAACCAGGTACTTCGGTACATTTAGCACTACAAGTAGGATGTATTATTCACATTCGTTCAGTTTAGATGTATAAGCATTACAGACAGACGAGAGTTActcatacatttatattattagcatCGATTTTTCATT includes:
- the LOC124533829 gene encoding pre-piRNA 3'-exonuclease trimmer-like, with product MEITKNNFFQELDNITKNLKQSCFVGFDAEFTAILSGECFNHRLFDTSKERYDLIKNEVSKMIMTQVGLTMFQYEREQDSYTAVGYTFHLCPQAFGDIDQSFIFQASTLRFLCKHKFNFNKFIYDGLPYLSKTEEKLIRQQIQDKTLFINLINSINMDDERTLQQYCSEVSKWLMNGEEETLYFDIENPVMRYIVHNEIRLRFPDVLTTDSLGNSNKVLIYRDKDVEGANNAPMILLEENLMSNILGFSQIINLLAEHKKPIVGHNIFLDTVLLHSQFIGPLPKNYSVFKKNINNLFPTIFDTKYISHEMGRKLTFDETWKSNALQDLYEFFLEGKCKRLQTGMNIVKIKIPFDVKQTYHEAGWDSYCSGYCFIRLGHWAACDASGKFRPVGPKEKLAALNTFCNKVNIIRGAVAYMNLVNDDPPSHRPDLLHVKSIKERVINVGKITSVLASFGSVDIRRYGSRTALVAASSRNVADKILKQFRNDRDYRIAPYSFVKHSPVGRVAVWSSAIITGSILLVFIHRNFNTKIL